In one Sphingobium indicum B90A genomic region, the following are encoded:
- a CDS encoding OmpA family protein: protein MRNFHRIVGATGLAAMLATTACTTDPNTGNRTISKAAIGGIGGALGGYLLGDLVGGRHDRTEKILGAGIGAVAGAGIGAYMDAQERKLREETAGSGVDVIRDGDNLVLRMPSGITFATDSSAVQPQFQPTLNDVASVLAQYPKTYIDVYGHTDSDGTDTYNQALSERRAQAVGDYLTTHGVQSARIATRGFGETQPIASNATAEGKASNRRVEIKIAPVTEQDVRS, encoded by the coding sequence ATGCGGAATTTTCATCGCATCGTCGGCGCGACCGGCCTGGCCGCCATGCTGGCGACCACGGCCTGCACCACCGATCCCAACACCGGCAACCGCACCATTTCGAAGGCCGCGATCGGCGGCATCGGCGGCGCGCTGGGCGGCTATCTGCTGGGCGACCTGGTCGGCGGCCGGCATGACCGCACCGAAAAGATATTGGGCGCGGGCATCGGCGCGGTCGCGGGCGCGGGCATCGGCGCCTATATGGACGCGCAGGAACGCAAATTGCGGGAGGAAACCGCCGGCAGCGGCGTGGACGTGATCCGCGACGGCGACAATCTGGTGCTGCGCATGCCGTCGGGCATCACCTTCGCCACCGACAGTTCCGCCGTGCAGCCGCAATTCCAGCCGACGCTGAACGACGTCGCTTCGGTGCTGGCGCAATATCCCAAGACCTATATCGACGTGTACGGCCACACCGACAGCGACGGCACCGACACCTATAACCAGGCGCTGTCGGAACGGCGCGCCCAGGCGGTGGGCGATTATCTGACGACCCACGGCGTCCAGTCGGCGCGCATCGCCACCCGCGGCTTCGGCGAGACCCAGCCGATCGCATCCAACGCCACGGCGGAGGGCAAGGCGTCCAACCGCCGCGTCGAAATCAAGATCGCTCCCGTGACGGAGCAGGACGTCCGGAGCTGA
- a CDS encoding hemolysin family protein: protein MANIPPHAPTPFPWVDLVIILALVALNGLFAMSELAIVSARRPRLQAMEKAGRRGARSALAAASDPGKFLSTVQIGITLIGIVAGAYSGASLGGPTGERLQMLGLSPNAAQNAGFALVIGLTTYASLIVGELVPKQFALRAPEPIAVLVAGPMLWLAKLTAPIVWLLDGSSALIFRLLGMTRESEQHVTAEELHLIVAEASRSGVIEESERAIISGVVRLVDRPVREVMTQRMDVDWIDIHADEDAIRAKLLDTPHTRLPVGRGTVEDIIGVVQARDIMTALFRGEGLNLETLMRKVEVVPDQVDAMDALEVLRRAEVPMVMVHDEYGHFEGIATPADLLSAIAGHFVSDLDSADEPELVEREDGSLLVSGQMPVDLLADRIGIDLPEDRDYATVAGHALWLLKRLPEVGDFIDDQGWRFEIVDMDGRKIDKLLIAER, encoded by the coding sequence ATGGCCAATATCCCCCCGCACGCTCCGACGCCCTTTCCCTGGGTCGACCTCGTCATCATCCTGGCGCTGGTCGCGCTGAACGGCCTGTTCGCCATGTCGGAACTGGCCATCGTCTCCGCCCGCAGGCCGCGCCTTCAGGCGATGGAGAAGGCCGGGCGGCGCGGGGCGCGCTCCGCGCTGGCGGCGGCGAGCGATCCCGGCAAGTTCCTTTCCACCGTGCAGATCGGCATCACCCTGATCGGCATCGTCGCGGGCGCCTATTCCGGGGCCAGCCTGGGCGGGCCGACCGGCGAACGATTGCAGATGCTGGGCCTGTCGCCCAACGCCGCGCAAAATGCCGGTTTCGCGCTGGTGATCGGCCTTACCACCTATGCCTCGCTGATCGTCGGCGAACTGGTGCCCAAGCAGTTCGCCCTGCGCGCTCCGGAACCGATCGCGGTGCTGGTCGCCGGGCCGATGCTGTGGCTGGCGAAGCTGACCGCGCCCATCGTCTGGCTGCTGGACGGGTCCAGCGCCCTCATCTTCCGCCTGCTGGGAATGACCCGCGAATCGGAACAGCATGTGACGGCGGAGGAACTGCACCTGATCGTCGCCGAAGCCAGCAGGTCCGGCGTGATCGAGGAGAGCGAGCGGGCCATCATCTCCGGCGTGGTGCGGCTGGTCGACCGGCCGGTGCGCGAGGTGATGACCCAGCGCATGGACGTGGACTGGATCGACATCCACGCCGATGAGGATGCGATTCGCGCCAAGCTGCTCGACACGCCGCACACCCGCCTGCCGGTGGGCCGGGGCACGGTGGAGGACATCATAGGCGTCGTGCAGGCGCGCGACATCATGACGGCGCTGTTCCGGGGCGAGGGGCTGAACCTCGAAACCCTGATGCGCAAGGTGGAGGTGGTGCCCGACCAGGTCGACGCCATGGACGCGCTGGAGGTGCTGCGCCGGGCCGAGGTGCCGATGGTCATGGTGCATGACGAATATGGGCATTTCGAAGGGATCGCGACGCCCGCCGACCTGCTGTCGGCCATTGCCGGCCATTTCGTGTCCGACCTGGACAGCGCGGACGAGCCTGAACTGGTCGAGCGGGAGGATGGCAGCCTGCTGGTGTCGGGGCAGATGCCGGTCGACCTGCTGGCGGACCGGATCGGCATCGACCTGCCGGAGGATCGCGACTATGCGACGGTCGCCGGCCATGCGCTGTGGCTGCTCAAGCGCTTGCCGGAGGTGGGCGATTTCATCGACGATCAGGGCTGGCGGTTCGAGATCGTGGACATGGACGGACGCAAGATCGACAAGCTGCTGATCGCGGAACGATAG
- a CDS encoding kinase, which translates to MDGAALDAVEGLARRALAGSGDRLLAIGLCGAQGSGKSTLAAGLRQRLESGGVPVAVLSIDDLYLTRAEREAMARSIHPLLRTRGVPGTHDVALGLRVIDALERGEAALLPRFDKASDDRLPEARWERAAAGTRLLLLEGWCVGALPQAPAALAEPVNALEREEDADGVWRAFVNRALAEDYRPLFGRLDRLVLLAAPGFGIVRRWRTQQEHELRKERGGGMSDAGVARFIQHYERLTRHILTEMPGRAELTIALDEMRRAVAIRGG; encoded by the coding sequence ATGGACGGCGCTGCGCTGGACGCGGTGGAGGGATTGGCGCGGCGGGCGCTGGCGGGGTCGGGCGATCGGCTGCTGGCGATCGGGCTGTGCGGGGCGCAGGGCAGCGGCAAGTCGACGCTGGCGGCGGGATTGCGGCAAAGGCTGGAAAGCGGCGGGGTTCCCGTCGCTGTCCTTTCCATCGACGATCTGTATCTGACGCGGGCGGAGCGGGAGGCGATGGCGCGGTCGATCCATCCGCTGCTGCGCACCCGCGGCGTGCCGGGGACGCATGACGTGGCGCTGGGGCTGCGGGTGATCGACGCGCTGGAACGGGGAGAGGCGGCCTTGCTGCCGCGCTTCGACAAGGCGTCCGACGACCGCTTGCCGGAGGCGCGCTGGGAAAGGGCGGCTGCGGGGACGCGGCTGCTGCTGCTGGAGGGCTGGTGCGTCGGGGCGCTGCCGCAGGCGCCGGCGGCGCTGGCGGAGCCGGTCAATGCGCTGGAGCGGGAGGAGGATGCGGACGGCGTCTGGCGCGCTTTCGTGAATCGCGCGCTGGCGGAGGATTATCGGCCGCTGTTCGGGCGGCTGGACCGGCTGGTGCTGCTGGCCGCGCCCGGCTTCGGGATCGTCCGGCGCTGGCGGACGCAGCAGGAGCATGAACTGCGCAAGGAAAGGGGAGGCGGCATGTCGGATGCCGGGGTGGCGCGCTTCATCCAGCATTATGAGAGGCTGACCCGGCATATCCTGACGGAGATGCCGGGCCGGGCCGAACTGACGATCGCGCTGGACGAGATGCGCCGGGCGGTCGCGATTCGCGGCGGCTGA
- a CDS encoding c-type cytochrome, with protein sequence MGDRFNTAAGWALFAGIIALGGAIVSSKFFHEERPEKMGYAIEGVEAEGEGGAASGPGLNTLLASADVAAGEKVFAKCAACHTVNQGGANGIGPNLYGTVGEPIGQGKGGFAFSDALKSKGGNWTFENLDHWLTSPREFAPGTKMTFAGLGNPADRANLIAWLNTQGSNLPLPAADAAPAAGGDNAAAEGGNASANAAEAPAANAAE encoded by the coding sequence ATGGGCGATCGTTTCAACACCGCTGCCGGTTGGGCGTTGTTCGCGGGTATCATCGCGCTGGGCGGTGCCATCGTCAGTTCCAAATTCTTCCATGAGGAACGGCCCGAGAAAATGGGCTACGCCATCGAAGGCGTCGAAGCGGAAGGCGAAGGCGGAGCGGCCAGCGGCCCCGGCCTTAACACCCTGCTCGCCAGCGCGGACGTCGCGGCGGGCGAAAAGGTCTTCGCCAAGTGCGCGGCCTGCCACACCGTCAACCAGGGCGGCGCCAACGGCATCGGCCCCAACCTCTACGGCACGGTTGGCGAGCCGATCGGCCAGGGCAAGGGCGGCTTCGCCTTCTCCGACGCGCTCAAGAGCAAGGGCGGCAACTGGACGTTCGAGAATCTCGATCACTGGCTGACCAGCCCGCGTGAATTCGCGCCCGGCACCAAGATGACCTTCGCGGGCCTGGGCAACCCTGCCGACCGCGCCAATCTGATCGCCTGGCTGAACACCCAGGGTTCGAACCTGCCGCTGCCCGCCGCCGATGCGGCCCCGGCAGCCGGCGGCGACAATGCCGCTGCCGAGGGCGGCAATGCCTCCGCCAACGCGGCAGAGGCGCCCGCCGCCAACGCCGCCGAATAA
- a CDS encoding prephenate dehydratase: MENYPAPARDLVADLAAKAAVDPARAVAFQGAPGANSHLAALDYAPDCVPLPCFAFEDAIDAVREGRAARAIIPIENSLHGRVADMHFLLPESGLHIVDEYFLRIRHCLMAADTAPVTSAVSHPQALGQCRHYLRERGIQPVSYADTAGAAALVAETKVPGEAAIAPYLAAELYGLRLVAENIEDSDDNMTRFLVLSREPKMPAAGVGPVMTTFLFEVKNIPAALYKAMGGFATNGVNMTKLESYQRGASFAATEFYCDIEGMPGDPAIDRALAELEFHTKWVRILGSYRQARPRT; encoded by the coding sequence ATGGAAAACTATCCCGCCCCCGCCCGCGACCTGGTCGCGGACCTCGCCGCGAAGGCCGCCGTCGATCCCGCTCGCGCCGTCGCCTTCCAGGGCGCGCCGGGCGCCAATTCGCACCTGGCCGCGCTGGATTATGCGCCCGATTGCGTGCCGCTGCCCTGCTTCGCGTTCGAGGATGCGATAGACGCCGTGCGGGAAGGGCGCGCGGCGCGGGCGATCATCCCGATCGAGAACAGCCTGCATGGCCGCGTGGCCGACATGCATTTCCTGCTGCCCGAATCCGGGCTGCACATCGTCGACGAATATTTCCTGCGCATCCGGCACTGCCTGATGGCCGCCGACACCGCGCCGGTGACGAGCGCGGTCAGCCACCCGCAGGCGCTGGGCCAGTGCCGCCATTATCTGCGCGAGCGCGGCATCCAGCCGGTCAGCTATGCCGACACGGCGGGCGCGGCGGCGCTGGTCGCGGAAACGAAGGTTCCCGGCGAAGCGGCCATCGCCCCGTATCTGGCGGCGGAACTCTATGGCCTGCGGCTGGTGGCGGAGAATATCGAGGACAGCGACGACAATATGACGCGCTTCCTGGTGCTCTCGCGAGAGCCGAAGATGCCGGCCGCGGGCGTCGGCCCGGTGATGACCACCTTCCTGTTCGAGGTGAAGAACATCCCGGCCGCCCTCTACAAGGCGATGGGCGGCTTCGCCACCAACGGCGTCAACATGACGAAGCTGGAAAGCTACCAGCGCGGGGCCAGCTTCGCGGCGACCGAATTCTACTGCGACATAGAGGGAATGCCGGGCGATCCCGCGATAGACCGGGCGCTGGCGGAACTGGAATTCCACACCAAATGGGTGCGCATCCTCGGCAGCTATCGCCAGGCGCGTCCCCGCACTTAA
- a CDS encoding sterol desaturase family protein: MFAAILLSALAMSLIVGARYLLASGAFALATRHRRPGLYTGLDRQIRREIAWSLASALIYGAPAGIVAWGWQAHGWTLVYTDLHARPLWYLPLSVLLYLAAHDTWFYWTHRWMHRPRPFRIAHAVHHASRPPTAWAAMSFHPWEAVTGAVVIPALVFLIPIHVGTLGVVLTIMTVMGVSNHMGWEMFPRRMVRGPAGRWLITASHHQRHHERYACNYGLYFRFWDRLCGTDAGLGSFREAA; encoded by the coding sequence ATGTTCGCCGCGATCCTTCTGTCCGCCCTCGCCATGAGCCTGATCGTGGGCGCGCGCTACCTGCTGGCGAGCGGGGCCTTCGCGCTGGCCACGCGCCATCGCAGGCCGGGCCTCTATACCGGGCTGGACCGCCAGATCCGGCGCGAAATCGCCTGGTCGCTGGCGTCCGCGCTGATCTATGGCGCGCCCGCGGGCATCGTCGCCTGGGGCTGGCAGGCGCATGGCTGGACGCTGGTCTATACCGACCTCCACGCCCGGCCGCTCTGGTATCTGCCGCTCTCGGTGCTGCTCTACCTCGCCGCGCACGACACATGGTTCTACTGGACGCATCGGTGGATGCACCGGCCCCGGCCCTTCCGCATCGCCCATGCCGTGCATCATGCCAGCCGCCCGCCCACGGCCTGGGCCGCGATGAGCTTCCACCCCTGGGAGGCCGTTACCGGCGCTGTGGTGATCCCCGCGCTGGTCTTCCTGATCCCCATCCATGTCGGCACGCTGGGCGTGGTGCTGACGATCATGACGGTGATGGGCGTCAGCAACCATATGGGGTGGGAGATGTTTCCGCGCCGGATGGTGCGGGGGCCTGCGGGCCGCTGGCTGATCACCGCGAGCCATCACCAGCGGCACCATGAACGATATGCGTGCAATTACGGCCTCTATTTCCGATTCTGGGATCGGCTGTGCGGCACCGACGCGGGATTGGGCAGCTTCAGGGAGGCGGCGTGA
- a CDS encoding DUF2141 domain-containing protein, producing MAVAAAPPDMGQPLSMDVQGLRSARGNFLICVTRQAAHFPDCSKDPEGRHFTLPVTSGAVALGRMEPGTYAIAIIHDENGNGKLDTFAGIPREGVGFSRNPAIRFGAPSFRSAQFAVTGAAVRQDIKVKYFL from the coding sequence ATGGCGGTGGCCGCCGCCCCGCCGGACATGGGCCAGCCGCTCAGCATGGACGTGCAGGGCCTGCGCTCGGCCAGAGGCAATTTCCTGATCTGCGTCACGCGGCAGGCGGCCCATTTCCCCGATTGCAGCAAAGATCCGGAGGGACGGCATTTCACCCTGCCCGTAACCTCCGGCGCCGTCGCGCTTGGCCGGATGGAGCCGGGCACCTATGCCATCGCGATCATCCACGACGAGAACGGCAACGGAAAACTGGACACGTTCGCAGGCATCCCGCGGGAGGGCGTGGGCTTTTCCCGCAACCCCGCGATCCGCTTCGGCGCGCCCAGCTTCCGCTCGGCGCAGTTCGCCGTGACGGGCGCGGCGGTGCGGCAGGACATAAAGGTCAAATATTTCCTCTGA